The proteins below come from a single Rhodothermaceae bacterium genomic window:
- a CDS encoding LPS-assembly protein LptD, with translation MTRNRNDHFSSAWLIQTVTVCLLTALPYIAEAQEGEPLDAPIKFSARDSLVLHFDSESGDRGTLAGNASVSYEAVTLSAYFVDLLLEQDELAAYGLATDSGLVGTPVFSEGGETLTGSQLAYNIGTGRGRVTAARTQFEEGFIQAGIAKVREDSTIFIQDGLYTTCNCAPDETPSYSLRARRMKIVDQKWVYTGPIQLYIFNIPMPLWLPFGFLPYQEGRRSGLLAPEYGEDERGFFLRNWGWYFALSDKMDAQIRLGLWTKGSWQANPSFRYNRRDAFSGNLNVDYLQERSGERDDPDLVKRRSLSFRWNHNQTFSPKSRLSANVNLTSSTYLRTVSNQYSDNVRQSIGSSIQFNRTFRGGRSISLSMRQRQVVSTGSVDLTFPQLSFSQSTKTPFKRETGGRNQRWYERLQYSITSRMNNQYEFRPLSDEELIANGDTLANGQPVDYPWYEALFNEEKYQAATGKTDGRIRFTAQHRIPIAAPFAIRRIPLLGSVRLNLAPNANYTEEWFVSSERRQLKADGSTETTAEQGFFALRQFNAGVSANTTIYGLFPVKLGTYEGLRHTVRPRLGFSYRPDFGSDAWGYTRPLLDETGQPVADTLATGIVPRRYSIVSGVQTGLQKALSFGIDNTFETKQVQIDSTGSDQTRVLKLFTVNLSSSYNLAADSLRMAPIRISARTNILGKFNINFSSTFSPYKLSTDGRRITNDYVFSLRDFAIARLTQLSVRGSMQLRGNVRTRTEDTSTPAPTMPQFGTSPPPFTGGANNPFSSPGMTGGMQSWSLNLSFVYQISRPQLVLRRSATINTGFNFTLTPTWRVQGQTGYDFERKQLVTTTLNLAKEFECWNMSFRWIPFGAFQSWGFNLHVKSGRLAEFLRFQQPRADRNRGFRGGI, from the coding sequence ATGACGAGAAACAGAAATGATCATTTCTCCTCAGCCTGGCTAATCCAGACTGTCACGGTTTGCCTACTCACAGCGTTGCCTTACATCGCAGAGGCACAGGAGGGGGAGCCGCTTGACGCCCCAATAAAATTCAGCGCCCGGGATTCTTTGGTTCTACACTTTGATTCGGAGTCTGGAGACCGTGGCACCTTAGCCGGCAACGCCAGTGTTTCTTACGAAGCAGTCACGCTCAGTGCTTACTTTGTTGATCTGCTTTTAGAGCAAGATGAGCTCGCAGCATACGGGCTCGCTACCGACTCCGGACTAGTAGGCACTCCCGTATTCTCTGAAGGGGGTGAAACCTTAACCGGCTCTCAGTTGGCCTATAACATCGGGACCGGTCGTGGACGAGTTACCGCAGCCAGAACCCAGTTTGAAGAAGGCTTCATTCAAGCAGGCATTGCAAAAGTCCGAGAGGACAGTACCATCTTCATTCAGGACGGACTCTATACCACCTGTAATTGTGCTCCAGACGAGACTCCTTCCTATTCGCTCAGAGCCCGCAGAATGAAGATCGTTGATCAGAAATGGGTCTACACGGGCCCGATTCAACTCTACATCTTCAATATTCCGATGCCACTCTGGCTGCCCTTCGGGTTTCTACCCTATCAGGAGGGGCGTAGAAGCGGACTCCTGGCACCGGAATACGGAGAAGACGAGCGAGGATTCTTCCTGCGAAACTGGGGTTGGTATTTTGCGCTCAGCGATAAGATGGATGCACAAATCCGACTCGGCCTCTGGACAAAAGGAAGTTGGCAAGCCAATCCATCGTTTCGATATAACCGGCGGGACGCATTCAGCGGAAATTTGAACGTAGATTATCTTCAGGAACGGAGCGGGGAGCGTGATGATCCAGACCTGGTTAAGCGAAGAAGTCTGAGCTTTCGCTGGAACCACAACCAAACTTTTTCTCCAAAATCGCGCCTCAGTGCAAATGTGAACCTGACGTCCAGTACCTATCTGCGCACTGTTTCCAATCAATACAGTGACAACGTACGGCAATCAATCGGCTCTTCGATCCAATTCAACCGTACGTTCAGAGGAGGACGGTCCATCTCTCTGAGTATGCGGCAACGGCAAGTTGTATCCACCGGAAGCGTTGATCTGACATTCCCCCAGTTATCCTTTTCACAAAGCACAAAAACTCCCTTCAAGCGTGAGACGGGTGGGCGAAATCAACGCTGGTATGAGAGGCTGCAGTACAGCATCACCTCACGTATGAACAATCAATATGAGTTTCGTCCCCTTTCCGATGAAGAGTTGATTGCAAATGGGGATACTCTAGCCAATGGACAGCCAGTGGATTACCCTTGGTATGAGGCGCTCTTCAATGAAGAAAAATACCAAGCGGCCACCGGTAAAACGGATGGGCGAATTCGCTTTACTGCCCAACATCGTATCCCGATTGCCGCCCCGTTCGCAATAAGGCGGATTCCACTGTTAGGATCGGTACGCCTGAATCTCGCTCCAAACGCTAACTATACGGAAGAGTGGTTCGTCTCCTCAGAACGACGACAATTGAAAGCGGATGGTTCTACCGAAACCACTGCCGAACAGGGGTTCTTTGCGTTGCGGCAGTTTAACGCCGGCGTGTCTGCCAATACGACCATTTACGGGCTTTTTCCCGTCAAACTCGGGACCTATGAGGGGTTAAGACATACTGTGAGGCCTCGCCTTGGATTCTCGTATCGGCCGGACTTCGGCAGTGATGCCTGGGGATATACCCGCCCCCTGCTTGACGAAACCGGGCAGCCCGTTGCCGACACACTCGCAACAGGAATCGTACCACGCCGCTATTCCATTGTATCCGGCGTACAGACCGGGCTTCAAAAAGCACTTAGTTTCGGAATTGATAATACATTCGAAACCAAACAGGTCCAGATCGACTCCACGGGATCTGATCAGACACGTGTACTCAAATTATTTACCGTGAACCTGTCCAGCAGCTATAACCTTGCAGCGGATTCCCTCCGGATGGCCCCGATACGAATCAGTGCACGAACCAATATCCTCGGAAAATTCAACATAAACTTCAGTTCGACCTTCTCGCCTTACAAACTCAGCACGGATGGTCGCAGAATCACCAATGACTACGTATTCTCCCTCCGGGATTTTGCGATTGCCCGGTTAACACAGCTGAGTGTACGTGGCAGTATGCAACTTCGTGGGAATGTGCGTACCCGTACCGAGGATACTTCTACTCCCGCGCCAACGATGCCACAATTTGGGACCTCTCCTCCTCCTTTCACGGGGGGAGCGAACAATCCGTTTTCATCCCCCGGAATGACAGGCGGAATGCAGAGCTGGTCGTTAAATTTGAGCTTTGTCTATCAGATTTCCCGCCCGCAACTAGTGCTTCGCCGTTCAGCAACTATCAACACGGGATTTAATTTCACTTTAACCCCCACTTGGCGCGTGCAGGGACAAACCGGATATGATTTTGAGCGGAAACAACTTGTGACCACAACGCTCAATCTGGCAAAGGAATTTGAGTGCTGGAATATGTCGTTCCGATGGATTCCGTTCGGAGCTTTTCAATCCTGGGGATTCAACCTGCACGTAAAGAGCGGGCGTCTGGCTGAATTTCTTCGCTTCCAGCAGCCGCGTGCAGATCGTAATCGAGGATTCCGAGGGGGAATCTGA
- a CDS encoding ROK family protein, with protein sequence MQAIGIDLGGTYIKAALVHKAFGLVKTNSVETGADMGKDHVLSQIAAAVKPLMRRRGGIAGVGIGAPGSIDLERKTLIHPPNMPGWGVVDLRQALKKRLGRRLNVFVENDANAAALGSGRYGAARNHDHYIMVTLGTGVGGAIVFNKRIFRGETGAAGEIGHVSIDYNGPPDMTGVNGAVEAYLGQRFLTARAREQLEQYPDSMLHVAPGLENLTPATITEAALNNDPGAIAVLEWAGQKLGCALGGIVNLLDIRTIVIGGGVSKAGDLLLKPARDVILSYIKPGMHEDVTVIQETLGNEAGMLGAACLVFDQLDDEKQK encoded by the coding sequence ATGCAAGCAATTGGTATTGACTTAGGCGGCACCTACATCAAGGCAGCACTAGTGCATAAAGCATTCGGTCTTGTGAAGACCAACTCCGTTGAGACGGGTGCCGACATGGGTAAAGACCATGTACTGTCACAAATCGCAGCTGCTGTAAAACCATTGATGCGACGTAGAGGGGGAATCGCTGGTGTTGGTATCGGAGCCCCTGGCTCTATTGATCTCGAAAGAAAAACCCTGATTCATCCTCCAAATATGCCAGGATGGGGCGTGGTTGACCTGCGTCAGGCCCTGAAAAAACGTTTAGGCCGGCGTCTTAATGTCTTTGTTGAGAATGATGCCAATGCAGCTGCACTTGGATCTGGACGCTACGGGGCAGCGCGGAATCATGACCACTATATTATGGTCACACTCGGTACGGGGGTCGGTGGAGCGATCGTATTCAATAAGCGAATTTTTCGTGGGGAGACCGGAGCAGCCGGTGAGATTGGACATGTGTCTATTGATTACAATGGCCCTCCTGACATGACCGGTGTGAACGGAGCCGTTGAAGCCTACCTTGGTCAACGATTCCTGACAGCACGTGCACGGGAGCAACTTGAACAATACCCCGACAGTATGCTGCATGTAGCCCCAGGCCTGGAAAACCTTACTCCGGCCACCATTACAGAAGCAGCGCTGAATAACGACCCCGGGGCTATTGCAGTCCTTGAATGGGCAGGTCAAAAGCTGGGCTGTGCTCTAGGAGGCATTGTGAATTTACTGGATATACGTACCATTGTAATTGGTGGTGGGGTTTCGAAAGCCGGAGATTTGCTGCTGAAGCCAGCCCGGGATGTTATCCTGTCCTACATTAAGCCCGGAATGCATGAAGATGTGACCGTAATCCAGGAAACGCTCGGAAATGAGGCCGGTATGCTGGGAGCAGCCTGCCTTGTGTTCGACCAACTTGATGACGAGAAACAGAAATGA
- a CDS encoding DUF3467 domain-containing protein, with the protein MDHENTEIEETDSKLNIELSEQMAEGEYSNLVMIGHSREEFILDFIRVMPGVPAARVKSRIIVTPRHAKRFLRALAENIDRFEDANGPISDSDTPDLSVQFGGGVLGEA; encoded by the coding sequence ATGGACCACGAGAATACAGAAATAGAAGAGACAGACTCAAAGCTCAATATTGAGTTGAGTGAGCAGATGGCGGAGGGTGAGTACTCCAATCTAGTGATGATTGGTCACTCACGGGAGGAGTTTATTTTGGACTTTATCCGCGTAATGCCCGGCGTTCCGGCAGCCCGGGTCAAAAGTCGGATCATCGTCACTCCAAGGCATGCCAAACGGTTCTTGCGTGCGTTGGCCGAAAATATTGATCGATTTGAGGATGCGAACGGGCCTATTTCAGACAGCGATACCCCGGACCTTTCCGTCCAGTTTGGTGGAGGGGTATTAGGTGAGGCATAG
- a CDS encoding GNAT family N-acetyltransferase, which yields MDQAQTLDALELREGLEGLSPQLIRILYRRAPLRRPVSDPQRLWTMFENASLVVTAWKAGRLVGIARVLTDGVMYSYLCDLAVEPDVQGLGIGKRLMRHVQDRCKGTELVLRSTLGRFHKHEGLKAVEDAWVVDPR from the coding sequence ATGGACCAGGCACAAACATTGGATGCTCTTGAGCTCAGAGAAGGTCTGGAGGGACTTTCGCCGCAATTGATCCGTATTCTTTATCGGCGGGCACCGTTACGTCGGCCGGTTTCAGATCCACAGCGCTTGTGGACGATGTTTGAAAATGCCTCCCTTGTGGTCACTGCATGGAAGGCGGGGCGTCTCGTAGGGATCGCACGTGTTCTCACGGACGGGGTCATGTACAGCTACCTGTGTGATTTAGCGGTAGAGCCCGATGTGCAGGGATTGGGGATTGGAAAACGCCTGATGCGACATGTCCAGGATCGTTGCAAGGGGACTGAGTTGGTTCTTCGCAGCACACTGGGGCGTTTTCACAAGCACGAGGGGTTGAAAGCGGTTGAAGATGCTTGGGTCGTGGATCCCCGTTAG
- the lon gene encoding endopeptidase La, whose translation MNTWAQVLSSEESPEQIILPSSAIEEDEDTVVVPEELPILALRNTVLFPEVMLPITVGREASIKLVRQVAKENNLVGVISQRERKMDEPEPSDLYEVGTVAKILKLLKMPDGSKSIIIQGKKRFKVDEFTQSKPYFKARIEVLDEEGGIDNDVEERALMHSIKESACEMVNLSPNLPNEAIEAIENIDSFPFLIHFIASNLQIDVQEKQLLLETVSLGERGRLLIEHLSKEIQILQLSDELRSRMKSDVNQQQREFFLRQQMKIIQNELGEGNESNEHDALRARAEEKQLPEHATKTFDKEMKKLERTNPSLPDYAVTRNYIDWILDLPWTEFTEDQLDIERAEKILDEDHHGLEKVKKRIIEYLAVLKLKGDMKAPILCFYGPPGVGKTSLGKSIARALDRKFVRMSLGGVHDEAEIRGHRRTYIGALPGRILQGLKKAGSVNPVFMLDEIDKVGDRHRGDPSSALLEVLDPEQNNAFNDHYLELDYDLSKVLFIATANSLQTIPAALRDRMEVINISGYTQEEKLAIAQGYLIPRQVERNGLDETQFTIDDAAVYSIIDGYTRESGVRNLERTIGGVARGVAKKVATKEVKSLNIEKDDIEEYLGARKFFNEIAERTEVPGVATGLAWTPTGGEILFVEASISRGTGKLTLTGSLGDIMQESAKAALSYVKARAEELEIPQSAFKYYDVHVHVPAGAVSKDGPSAGVALLSALVSIYSQRKVNHDLAMTGEITLRGLVLPVGGIKEKVLAAKRAGIKHVLLPDKNENDIKDIKSDLLEGLDISYVRRMSQVLDVTLSDTQIQDPSEIFSTPSPSNGIAQEPTAP comes from the coding sequence ATGAATACTTGGGCTCAAGTGCTATCCTCAGAAGAATCACCTGAACAGATCATTCTCCCCTCTTCCGCTATTGAAGAGGACGAGGACACCGTGGTCGTGCCTGAAGAATTACCTATTCTTGCCCTGCGGAACACGGTTCTGTTCCCCGAAGTCATGTTACCGATTACGGTGGGACGTGAGGCATCCATTAAGCTGGTACGCCAGGTTGCAAAGGAAAATAACTTGGTGGGCGTGATCTCCCAGCGCGAACGGAAAATGGATGAACCGGAGCCCAGCGATCTGTATGAGGTGGGTACTGTGGCAAAAATATTGAAATTGCTGAAGATGCCCGATGGCTCAAAGAGCATCATCATTCAGGGCAAGAAGCGATTCAAGGTAGACGAGTTCACGCAATCCAAACCCTATTTCAAAGCACGTATTGAGGTGCTGGACGAAGAAGGGGGAATTGATAATGATGTGGAGGAGCGGGCCCTTATGCATTCAATCAAGGAGTCCGCCTGTGAGATGGTAAACCTCTCACCAAATCTTCCTAATGAGGCCATCGAGGCTATCGAAAATATTGACTCTTTCCCCTTCCTGATCCATTTTATTGCCTCCAATCTGCAGATTGATGTTCAGGAAAAACAGCTGCTGCTGGAAACAGTGTCCTTGGGGGAGAGGGGACGGCTGCTGATTGAGCATCTGAGTAAAGAAATTCAGATCCTGCAACTCTCCGATGAACTTCGCTCACGGATGAAGAGTGATGTGAATCAGCAACAGCGAGAGTTCTTCCTCAGACAGCAGATGAAAATCATCCAGAATGAGCTGGGGGAAGGAAATGAGTCCAATGAACATGATGCATTGCGTGCACGCGCCGAAGAAAAACAACTCCCCGAGCACGCCACGAAGACGTTTGACAAGGAGATGAAAAAGCTTGAACGCACAAATCCATCCTTGCCAGACTATGCGGTCACACGCAACTACATTGATTGGATTCTTGATCTCCCGTGGACGGAGTTCACAGAAGACCAACTGGATATTGAACGTGCGGAGAAGATTTTGGACGAGGATCACCACGGACTCGAGAAGGTCAAAAAACGAATCATCGAATACTTAGCGGTCCTCAAGCTCAAAGGAGACATGAAGGCTCCTATTCTGTGCTTTTACGGCCCTCCTGGAGTTGGAAAGACGAGCCTGGGCAAGAGTATCGCTCGTGCACTGGACCGTAAATTTGTTCGAATGAGCCTTGGTGGGGTGCATGATGAAGCGGAGATCCGCGGACATCGCCGGACCTACATTGGCGCCCTTCCTGGCCGCATTCTGCAGGGACTCAAGAAGGCGGGCTCTGTGAACCCGGTCTTTATGTTGGATGAGATTGATAAGGTTGGAGATCGCCATCGGGGGGATCCATCCAGCGCACTTCTTGAAGTTCTTGACCCAGAGCAGAATAATGCTTTCAATGATCATTATCTGGAACTGGATTATGATCTTTCCAAGGTGCTCTTTATTGCAACGGCAAATTCTCTTCAGACCATCCCCGCAGCTCTGAGGGATCGTATGGAAGTCATCAATATTTCCGGGTACACGCAAGAAGAAAAACTGGCAATTGCCCAGGGCTACCTGATTCCCCGTCAAGTTGAACGCAATGGGCTGGATGAAACGCAATTCACTATTGATGATGCCGCAGTATACTCCATCATTGATGGATATACGCGAGAGTCCGGCGTACGCAACCTCGAGCGCACGATTGGTGGCGTCGCCCGTGGTGTTGCCAAAAAAGTGGCAACGAAAGAAGTAAAGTCTCTAAATATTGAGAAAGATGATATTGAAGAGTACCTCGGGGCCCGTAAATTCTTCAATGAAATCGCCGAACGGACAGAGGTGCCCGGTGTCGCTACCGGTCTTGCCTGGACCCCAACCGGAGGTGAAATCCTGTTCGTAGAAGCGTCCATCTCCCGAGGTACTGGTAAACTTACCTTGACTGGTAGCCTAGGCGACATCATGCAGGAATCTGCCAAAGCCGCCCTCAGCTACGTCAAGGCGCGTGCAGAAGAACTGGAAATCCCACAGAGTGCTTTCAAGTACTACGATGTGCATGTGCACGTGCCTGCGGGCGCTGTATCGAAAGACGGGCCAAGCGCAGGGGTTGCACTTCTGTCCGCACTCGTATCCATCTACTCACAACGGAAAGTGAACCATGATCTCGCCATGACAGGCGAAATCACACTTCGCGGTCTCGTACTGCCCGTTGGTGGGATCAAAGAGAAGGTTCTGGCGGCAAAACGGGCTGGCATTAAGCACGTACTGCTTCCCGACAAGAATGAGAACGATATCAAAGATATCAAATCGGATCTACTGGAAGGACTCGATATCAGCTATGTGCGCCGCATGAGCCAGGTGCTTGACGTTACCCTGAGCGATACGCAAATCCAGGATCCTTCAGAGATATTCTCAACGCCATCCCCCAGTAACGGGATAGCGCAGGAGCCAACTGCACCTTAA
- the sucC gene encoding ADP-forming succinate--CoA ligase subunit beta, which produces MKVHEYQGKEILEKYGVAMQPGEVASTVDEAVSVAKDMISVHGDLFVVKAQIHAGGRGKGGGVKLAQGLDAVEEVAGKILGMNLVTHQTGPEGQLVRKILIAPAVNIAKEYYIGVTLDRARSQHVIMASTEGGVEIEKVAAETPEKILKVWADQSYGLQAFQARELAYGLGFEGKTARQAANFIMALFKAYMGVDASLAEINPLVLTEEGEVVAIDAKLNLDDNALYRHKDLAELRDLHEEDPLEVEAHASNLNYVKLDGNVGCMVNGAGLAMATMDIIKLAGGNPANFLDVGGTASAETVEAGFRIILKDPNVKAVLVNIFGGIVRCDRVARGVVEAAKNVGIEVPLIVRLQGTNASQGQAVLQESGIALESAVLFEQAAEKVGKALAA; this is translated from the coding sequence ATGAAAGTCCACGAATACCAAGGAAAGGAAATTCTCGAAAAGTATGGTGTTGCCATGCAGCCGGGAGAGGTTGCTTCAACGGTTGATGAAGCGGTATCTGTAGCGAAAGATATGATATCGGTTCATGGCGATCTGTTTGTAGTCAAGGCGCAAATTCATGCAGGTGGACGAGGCAAGGGGGGAGGAGTGAAGCTGGCACAGGGATTGGATGCAGTTGAAGAGGTTGCAGGGAAAATTCTCGGGATGAACCTGGTCACGCATCAGACAGGGCCCGAAGGACAACTGGTCCGCAAAATCCTCATCGCCCCTGCGGTGAATATTGCAAAGGAATACTACATCGGGGTCACCCTTGATCGTGCACGCAGCCAACATGTCATCATGGCATCGACCGAAGGTGGCGTCGAAATAGAAAAAGTGGCTGCCGAAACACCAGAGAAGATTCTCAAGGTCTGGGCAGATCAGTCCTATGGACTGCAGGCATTTCAGGCTCGTGAGTTGGCATATGGGCTTGGGTTTGAGGGGAAAACAGCACGTCAGGCGGCCAATTTCATCATGGCACTCTTTAAAGCCTACATGGGCGTTGATGCATCATTGGCGGAAATCAATCCACTTGTGCTCACCGAGGAAGGAGAGGTTGTTGCAATTGATGCCAAGCTCAACCTTGACGATAACGCTCTGTACCGACACAAAGACCTGGCAGAGCTCAGAGATTTGCATGAAGAAGATCCTTTGGAGGTGGAAGCCCATGCCTCAAACCTGAATTATGTGAAGCTTGACGGGAATGTGGGATGCATGGTCAATGGAGCAGGGCTGGCCATGGCTACGATGGATATTATCAAACTGGCTGGCGGCAATCCAGCCAACTTTTTAGATGTAGGAGGAACTGCGAGTGCAGAGACGGTTGAGGCAGGATTTCGAATTATCCTGAAGGATCCGAATGTAAAAGCGGTTCTCGTGAATATTTTTGGGGGGATTGTACGTTGTGACCGGGTCGCACGGGGTGTGGTTGAGGCGGCAAAAAATGTTGGCATTGAGGTTCCGCTGATCGTGCGGTTACAGGGCACGAACGCATCACAGGGACAGGCAGTACTGCAGGAGAGTGGTATTGCACTCGAATCGGCCGTATTATTTGAGCAGGCTGCAGAGAAAGTAGGCAAGGCGCTTGCCGCCTGA
- a CDS encoding YjgP/YjgQ family permease, translating into MTTMDRHIITRTLLAYTFLIVALVIFFILIHYLEHIDDFLDRNASMRKIYLIYYPSFIPDIILRVSPLALFLAAIFTTSRLAQSLQVIALQTSGVALQRLVIPYVIVGIFVSAVMFFAGGWVVPRTNQTVLTYDQLYIHSRAQHLYVSEIHRRNDPTSVVTVGYFDRRTETAHRVQLQRFNPDGTLLERVDGQQMVWQDSLWHFTYATIRTFDSGYEERRIVAPLDTVLQVLPRDLARTERDIESMTIPVAAGYVDALRRSGLADTGRDMVGYYSKYAYPLANLIVMLIALPLACRRRRGGQTVQIGIGLLVAFVYLAAQKLTEPFGYTEDLSPLLAVVLPHASFLIGALVALVMARK; encoded by the coding sequence TTGACGACGATGGACCGCCATATTATCACACGGACGCTGCTCGCGTACACGTTCCTGATTGTGGCACTGGTCATCTTCTTTATCCTGATCCACTATTTGGAACACATTGACGATTTTCTGGACCGAAATGCGTCCATGCGGAAAATCTATCTGATTTACTATCCCAGTTTTATCCCGGACATTATTCTACGGGTCTCCCCACTGGCCCTGTTTTTAGCTGCCATCTTTACAACAAGCCGACTCGCGCAGTCCTTGCAGGTCATTGCACTGCAGACCAGTGGCGTCGCACTCCAACGCCTGGTCATCCCCTATGTTATTGTGGGCATCTTTGTGAGTGCAGTCATGTTTTTTGCCGGAGGATGGGTCGTACCGCGCACCAACCAGACCGTACTCACCTATGATCAACTCTACATCCACAGCAGAGCACAGCACCTCTATGTGAGTGAAATTCACCGTCGCAACGACCCGACCAGTGTCGTCACGGTCGGATATTTTGACCGCCGCACTGAAACCGCTCATCGTGTTCAATTACAACGATTTAATCCGGATGGCACGCTCCTCGAACGCGTGGACGGACAGCAGATGGTATGGCAAGATTCGCTCTGGCATTTCACTTATGCTACGATAAGGACTTTTGACTCCGGTTATGAAGAACGGCGAATTGTTGCGCCGCTTGATACGGTCCTACAGGTACTGCCTAGGGATCTTGCGCGCACAGAAAGGGACATTGAATCAATGACCATTCCGGTCGCTGCTGGTTATGTGGATGCACTGAGACGTAGTGGCTTAGCTGACACCGGCCGTGATATGGTTGGATATTATTCCAAATATGCCTATCCCCTTGCCAACCTGATCGTCATGCTGATTGCGCTGCCGTTGGCATGCAGAAGGCGGCGCGGAGGGCAGACTGTCCAAATAGGGATTGGCTTACTGGTGGCTTTTGTCTACCTCGCGGCCCAGAAACTCACCGAGCCCTTTGGGTATACAGAGGATTTGTCTCCCCTCCTGGCAGTCGTCCTGCCTCATGCCTCGTTTTTGATCGGAGCCCTTGTCGCACTCGTGATGGCACGCAAATAG
- a CDS encoding septum formation initiator family protein — protein sequence MAKTTQPASKRRRLSPLVLIGSVIAVWLLLQFVWFDSYSWMRYRDWQKEHEELLEENARLQAEIIELRALLEAPPSDEVIEKIAREQYGMRREGETVYRVEK from the coding sequence ATGGCCAAGACAACACAACCGGCCTCAAAACGCAGACGGCTCTCGCCTCTGGTCCTGATTGGCTCTGTAATTGCAGTATGGCTACTGCTGCAATTTGTCTGGTTCGACAGCTATAGCTGGATGCGTTATCGGGATTGGCAGAAAGAACATGAGGAACTCCTCGAAGAAAATGCTCGGCTACAGGCTGAGATTATAGAGCTTCGGGCCTTACTTGAGGCCCCACCGAGTGACGAAGTCATTGAAAAAATCGCACGCGAACAGTACGGTATGCGGCGCGAAGGAGAAACTGTTTATCGAGTAGAGAAATAA
- a CDS encoding cysteine synthase family protein produces the protein MWHQNIIDTIGNTPLVQLNRMTKDVPCTVLVKLELFNPGGSVKDRIGHAMVQAAEESGQLKPGGIIVEATSGNTGTGIVQAARLKGYRCIFTATEKVSEEKRDLLTAYGAELVLCPTDVTPEDPRSYYSMAEKIAEETPGAIYLNQYFNEANVKAHYETTGPEIWQQTEGKVTHFFATASTGGTISGSARYLKERNADIRVIGVDCYGSSYFTYFHEGVIDPDEIYSHQIEGAGKEYLAGNMHMELLDDYTRVSDQDAMQMARRLAKEEGIFAGQSSGLALAGALQWLEQHRREISQNSVIVVLLPDSGMKYISKTYNDNWMKDNNFI, from the coding sequence ATGTGGCATCAGAACATCATTGACACCATCGGGAATACACCGCTCGTACAATTGAACCGGATGACAAAAGATGTGCCATGTACGGTTCTAGTTAAATTAGAGTTGTTCAATCCAGGTGGTTCGGTGAAGGATCGCATTGGTCATGCGATGGTGCAGGCGGCAGAAGAGTCCGGCCAACTCAAGCCAGGCGGCATTATCGTTGAGGCTACAAGCGGGAATACCGGTACCGGTATTGTGCAGGCTGCAAGACTAAAAGGCTACCGCTGCATTTTTACCGCAACGGAAAAGGTCAGCGAGGAGAAGCGAGATCTTCTTACAGCCTATGGAGCGGAGTTGGTATTATGTCCGACAGATGTCACGCCGGAAGACCCACGCTCATACTACAGTATGGCGGAAAAAATTGCCGAAGAGACACCTGGAGCCATTTACCTCAATCAATACTTCAATGAGGCAAATGTGAAGGCACATTACGAGACGACCGGCCCCGAAATCTGGCAGCAGACGGAAGGGAAGGTGACACATTTTTTTGCGACCGCTAGCACCGGAGGTACCATATCCGGCAGTGCCAGATACTTGAAAGAGAGGAATGCAGATATCCGCGTGATTGGTGTCGACTGTTACGGTTCTTCGTACTTCACGTACTTCCACGAGGGTGTTATTGACCCCGATGAGATCTACTCACATCAAATTGAAGGAGCGGGTAAGGAGTATTTGGCAGGGAATATGCACATGGAACTGCTTGACGACTATACGCGAGTCAGTGATCAGGATGCAATGCAGATGGCGCGAAGGCTGGCAAAAGAAGAGGGTATATTTGCAGGACAGTCGAGTGGATTAGCTCTGGCCGGTGCCCTTCAGTGGCTTGAACAACATCGTCGTGAAATCAGTCAAAACTCGGTAATCGTCGTTTTACTACCTGATTCTGGCATGAAGTATATCAGTAAGACGTATAATGACAACTGGATGAAGGACAACAATTTCATTTGA